One genomic segment of Candidatus Schekmanbacteria bacterium includes these proteins:
- the arfB gene encoding aminoacyl-tRNA hydrolase has product MIKITDEIAISEAEIEMEFVRASGAGGQNVNKVSTAVKLRFDAAGSPSLPGDVRERLVKLCGKRITSEGILVIDARRYRTQEKNREDALARLIELIRKAAVKPVIRRKTRPPRILKEKRLEEKKRRGELKRARRVTKFSDD; this is encoded by the coding sequence ATGATAAAGATAACTGATGAAATAGCAATAAGCGAAGCAGAGATAGAGATGGAGTTTGTCCGCGCATCAGGGGCAGGCGGACAGAATGTCAACAAAGTCTCGACAGCCGTGAAACTCCGTTTTGATGCCGCAGGCTCTCCTTCGCTCCCCGGCGATGTGCGTGAACGCCTTGTTAAACTGTGCGGCAAGAGAATCACATCTGAAGGCATTCTTGTAATCGATGCCCGCCGATACAGGACTCAGGAAAAAAACCGTGAAGACGCTTTAGCCCGTCTCATTGAACTTATCCGCAAAGCCGCAGTAAAGCCTGTAATCAGGAGAAAAACCAGACCGCCACGGATATTAAAAGAGAAAAGGCTTGAAGAAAAAAAACGCCGCGGCGAATTGAAGCGCGCGCGGCGTGTAACGAAATTTTCAGATGATTAG
- a CDS encoding efflux RND transporter periplasmic adaptor subunit has translation MEIDKLKINRTSENQFYAKQKRRRYITRSITAVVLIFLAFLLYQKGVFTPTAKVEITTVSSVYPFQAKTTLNATGYVVAERKAAVASKGTGRLEVLNVEEGDQVKKGEIIGRLENRDTEAALKRAEANLDSALFLHKQAKAELDDSKLDLDRKKKLVDSGTVSKSSFDIAEARYKKAVAGFDSAEALALSAKASVSEARVGLDYTYIRAPFDGTILTKNADVGEIVAPFASSVNSRAAVVTMADMSSLLVEADVSESNINLVKIGQPCIITLDAYPDKRYRGKVHMIVPTAERAKATIMTKVKFTDIDSKVLPEMSSRISFLSEEATDDMLSNPRTAITSTAIATRDGRKVVFVVTDSTVTEKQIETGGQLGDLVEIKSGVNPGEKLVLNPSDSLKSGAKIEVAEK, from the coding sequence ATGGAAATTGACAAATTAAAGATTAACAGGACATCAGAAAATCAGTTTTATGCTAAACAGAAACGGCGCAGATACATAACGCGTTCCATAACAGCAGTAGTATTAATATTTCTCGCCTTTCTTCTTTACCAAAAAGGAGTATTCACGCCAACTGCAAAAGTCGAGATAACTACTGTGAGTTCCGTATATCCATTCCAGGCAAAAACAACTCTCAACGCCACAGGATATGTGGTTGCTGAACGCAAAGCCGCAGTGGCTTCCAAAGGCACAGGGCGACTTGAGGTCCTTAACGTTGAAGAGGGTGACCAGGTAAAAAAGGGAGAAATAATCGGCAGGCTTGAAAACAGGGATACGGAAGCAGCTTTAAAGAGAGCCGAGGCTAACCTTGATTCTGCCCTTTTCCTTCACAAACAGGCTAAGGCAGAGCTTGATGATTCCAAGCTTGACCTCGACCGGAAAAAGAAACTCGTAGACAGCGGCACGGTATCAAAATCATCTTTCGATATTGCCGAGGCTAGATACAAAAAAGCGGTTGCAGGTTTTGACTCTGCGGAAGCTTTAGCTTTGTCAGCAAAGGCAAGCGTTTCTGAGGCAAGGGTCGGGCTTGATTATACATACATCCGGGCTCCATTTGACGGCACGATTCTTACAAAAAATGCAGACGTAGGCGAGATTGTCGCTCCATTTGCATCTTCTGTAAATTCGCGTGCCGCAGTTGTCACTATGGCTGATATGTCATCGCTTCTTGTAGAGGCTGATGTTTCAGAGTCAAATATAAATCTCGTAAAAATAGGACAGCCCTGCATCATTACTCTCGATGCATATCCTGACAAAAGATACCGCGGTAAGGTCCACATGATAGTACCAACCGCAGAGCGAGCCAAGGCGACTATAATGACCAAGGTAAAATTCACGGACATTGATTCAAAGGTCCTCCCTGAGATGAGCTCAAGGATATCATTCCTTTCGGAAGAAGCAACTGATGACATGTTATCAAATCCCCGAACAGCCATTACCTCAACTGCAATCGCGACAAGGGACGGCAGGAAAGTCGTATTCGTTGTAACCGACTCTACCGTAACGGAAAAACAGATTGAGACTGGTGGACAACTTGGAGACCTCGTTGAAATAAAAAGCGGTGTAAACCCCGGAGAGAAGCTCGTACTTAATCCATCTGATTCTCTCAAATCCGGAGCTAAAATAGAGGTAGCGGAAAAATGA
- a CDS encoding GNAT family N-acetyltransferase yields MLEISICNSLERLIQLEREWNSLETEQKGFNVFMSFPWIAGWFRHIGNDAVPLIITARCDGKLAGLIPLAVKTGMVIPAGYPESDFIDVLCEDEVREEFLSEIFKFLFANFSTSKLVYIKSVPEESGLYKCFSRFPAPSGFGSSLTYLSSCNTSDISSGWEDYFKSFSTKVCADFRRRWKIASGYGEVGFHVIAGDEITEEVINDAVSINLAGRKALKKTAFFQDNRRIEFFKDLVKSSVIKKQMLVAFLKIGDKPAAYKICFINGDEVWEYNTAFREEYASCSPGKLLTLRLLEYLAQKGFKSYNFLKGDEPYKKDFAVPGRRLFIISLYRKNLISMLSYFYMVRGREILRRSKFITDIYDRFFS; encoded by the coding sequence ATGCTTGAAATAAGCATCTGCAATTCACTTGAAAGACTTATTCAGTTAGAGCGCGAATGGAATTCTCTGGAGACAGAGCAGAAGGGTTTCAATGTATTCATGTCATTCCCCTGGATTGCAGGATGGTTTAGGCATATCGGGAATGATGCAGTTCCTTTAATTATTACAGCCAGATGCGATGGAAAGCTTGCAGGCCTTATCCCCCTTGCAGTAAAAACTGGAATGGTCATCCCTGCCGGTTATCCAGAGTCTGACTTTATTGATGTCCTTTGCGAAGATGAAGTCCGGGAGGAATTCCTGAGCGAGATATTTAAATTTCTATTTGCGAACTTTTCAACATCAAAACTGGTCTATATAAAATCTGTGCCGGAAGAATCAGGATTATACAAATGCTTTAGCAGGTTTCCTGCACCTTCAGGATTTGGCAGTTCTCTCACATATCTTTCATCATGCAATACGTCGGACATAAGTTCAGGATGGGAGGATTATTTTAAGAGCTTTTCCACAAAGGTATGTGCTGATTTTCGCAGGCGCTGGAAAATCGCATCAGGTTACGGAGAGGTAGGATTTCATGTTATTGCCGGAGACGAGATAACGGAAGAGGTAATCAATGATGCAGTATCAATCAATCTGGCAGGGAGAAAGGCTTTAAAAAAGACCGCATTTTTTCAGGATAACCGCCGCATTGAATTTTTCAAAGACCTTGTAAAGAGCAGTGTGATTAAGAAACAAATGCTCGTTGCATTCCTTAAAATTGGAGACAAGCCCGCTGCCTACAAGATATGTTTCATTAACGGCGATGAAGTCTGGGAATACAATACTGCATTCAGAGAAGAATACGCGAGCTGCTCTCCCGGAAAACTCCTTACTCTGCGGCTTTTGGAATATTTGGCTCAAAAAGGCTTTAAATCATACAATTTTTTAAAAGGGGATGAGCCTTACAAAAAAGATTTCGCAGTTCCAGGCAGAAGGTTGTTCATCATCTCTCTCTACAGGAAAAATCTTATCTCCATGCTTTCCTATTTCTATATGGTAAGGGGGAGAGAGATATTGAGAAGGTCGAAATTTATCACAGACATCTATGACAGGTTTTTTTCATAG
- a CDS encoding DUF4139 domain-containing protein, with the protein MIFLFQLSSIAAAEKEDGKNWLITCEDETQTGIALTVYNNNLGLVKDQRSMSIPKGIGEIRFMDVAADIIPASVSIKSIVKPDSLNILEQNYEYDLLSPGKLLDKFVGKEIKLYQKNPYTEREEVVTATLLANNEKPVFQIGNEITFNHPGRIIFPSVPENLISKPTLVWLAENNLRDEQKVEVSYLTEGINWQSDYVLILNEKDDAADLSGWVTIDNKSGTTYKNAKLKLVAGDVNKVERKVRRKGAVFMAADIAEAAPQFKEEGFFEYHIYTLQRPATVKDNQTKQINLITAEGIKVKKEFRFSSNNYNYFDSDPGFGGEQKVKVFIEIANRKENNLGIPLPKGIIRTYKGDTEGSLQFIGEDSINHTPENEKITIKIGEAFDVVGERKQTDWRKLANDTYESAYEITLRNHKKEDITVKVTEPIPGDWTIILSSHEYKKPDASTAEFNINVPNDGEAKLIYRVRVRQ; encoded by the coding sequence ATGATTTTCCTGTTTCAGCTATCCAGTATAGCAGCAGCCGAAAAAGAAGATGGTAAAAACTGGCTTATAACCTGCGAAGATGAGACTCAGACAGGAATCGCCTTAACTGTTTACAACAACAATCTGGGACTTGTTAAAGACCAGAGGAGTATGAGCATCCCGAAAGGTATCGGGGAGATAAGGTTCATGGACGTGGCAGCAGATATAATACCGGCAAGCGTCAGTATTAAATCCATCGTTAAACCTGATAGCCTCAATATTCTGGAACAAAACTATGAGTATGACCTACTAAGTCCCGGAAAGCTTCTGGACAAATTTGTGGGCAAGGAGATCAAACTCTATCAGAAGAACCCTTACACAGAGAGGGAAGAAGTTGTAACTGCGACCCTGCTTGCAAATAATGAGAAACCCGTATTTCAGATTGGCAATGAGATTACCTTCAATCATCCGGGAAGAATAATCTTCCCAAGTGTGCCGGAGAATCTAATCTCAAAGCCCACACTTGTCTGGCTTGCAGAGAATAACCTTAGAGATGAGCAAAAGGTCGAAGTCTCATATTTAACGGAAGGGATTAACTGGCAGTCTGACTATGTGCTCATATTGAATGAGAAAGATGATGCAGCAGACCTTTCCGGCTGGGTTACAATTGATAACAAAAGCGGCACGACATATAAAAATGCGAAATTAAAGCTTGTCGCAGGGGATGTGAACAAGGTTGAAAGAAAAGTAAGAAGGAAAGGCGCTGTATTTATGGCAGCCGATATTGCAGAGGCTGCTCCGCAGTTTAAAGAAGAGGGTTTTTTCGAATATCACATTTATACACTCCAGAGACCTGCAACAGTAAAAGACAATCAGACAAAACAGATAAACCTTATTACCGCCGAAGGAATAAAAGTTAAAAAGGAATTCCGTTTCTCTTCCAACAACTATAATTACTTTGACAGTGACCCCGGATTTGGAGGGGAGCAGAAAGTAAAAGTATTCATTGAAATAGCAAACAGGAAAGAAAACAATCTCGGCATCCCATTGCCAAAAGGAATAATAAGGACATACAAAGGCGATACTGAAGGAAGCCTGCAATTTATTGGCGAGGATTCCATAAATCACACCCCTGAAAATGAAAAGATAACCATAAAGATCGGCGAGGCTTTTGATGTCGTAGGTGAAAGAAAACAGACAGACTGGAGGAAGCTCGCAAATGATACATATGAGTCAGCTTATGAGATAACATTAAGAAATCACAAGAAAGAGGACATTACAGTCAAAGTAACCGAGCCAATTCCGGGGGACTGGACAATAATCCTGTCTTCCCATGAGTACAAGAAACCTGATGCTTCAACTGCTGAGTTTAACATCAATGTCCCGAATGATGGTGAGGCAAAACTGATATACAGGGTAAGGGTGAGACAATAA
- a CDS encoding pyridoxamine 5'-phosphate oxidase family protein, which produces MTISKEDLEKKIIDFLDGGGYLALGTCKDNIPRVTPVAFEADGMTIWIVADPGGKMENMRANPNIACAVYSRIEDDVENISLQIQAKAKLITYDSDKDQFMKMAEKRGMIGRIESRKNKETGLIYSPFLKKEVAMEDILRRITFLRIDPDEVTYLSLGGAQGGFKAKWKRNE; this is translated from the coding sequence ATGACTATTAGCAAAGAAGATCTGGAAAAGAAAATAATAGATTTCCTTGATGGGGGCGGCTATCTTGCCCTTGGTACCTGCAAAGACAATATCCCGCGCGTGACTCCAGTGGCTTTCGAAGCAGATGGGATGACTATTTGGATAGTGGCAGATCCGGGCGGGAAGATGGAGAATATGAGGGCCAACCCAAATATTGCATGTGCAGTTTATTCAAGGATTGAAGATGATGTGGAGAATATAAGCCTTCAGATTCAGGCGAAAGCCAAGCTAATAACCTATGATTCTGACAAAGACCAGTTCATGAAAATGGCGGAAAAAAGGGGTATGATTGGAAGGATTGAATCGCGGAAGAACAAGGAAACAGGCCTCATATATTCCCCCTTTCTCAAGAAAGAAGTTGCGATGGAAGATATCCTGAGAAGGATTACTTTTCTTAGAATCGATCCTGATGAAGTCACTTATCTGAGTCTTGGCGGGGCTCAGGGGGGATTTAAAGCTAAATGGAAAAGGAACGAATAA
- a CDS encoding acyl-CoA dehydrogenase family protein produces the protein MYQLTEEQKMIKTLARKIADEKILPIRAKLDESEEFPHDVLKALTEAGLTGLYIDEEFGGAGMGTFEMSLVMEELSRACAGIAISYGACGLGAYPLILFGSKEQNKKYLSRIASGECYAAFALTEAEAGSDAGNVKTRAEKKGNKYILNGTKQWITNGSVAEIYTVIASTNRARGARGLSAFVVEKGTPGFTFGNKAEKMGIRASVTSELIFEDCEIPAENLIYKEGAGFAVTMKTLDRARPGVAAQALGIAQGAFDEALQYSKIREQFGKPISANQTIQNMLADMATEIEAARSLLYNVAKYVDSGAADISKESAMCKLYASDVAMKVTVDAVQILGGYGYMRDYPVEKMMRDAKITQIYEGTNQIQRLVIANKLLK, from the coding sequence ATGTATCAATTAACAGAAGAACAGAAGATGATAAAAACTCTGGCAAGGAAGATTGCCGATGAAAAAATACTGCCCATAAGAGCAAAGCTCGATGAGTCGGAGGAATTTCCGCACGATGTATTGAAGGCTCTTACAGAGGCTGGTCTTACCGGGCTTTATATCGACGAGGAATTCGGCGGCGCGGGGATGGGAACTTTCGAGATGTCTCTTGTCATGGAGGAATTATCAAGAGCCTGTGCAGGTATAGCCATATCATACGGAGCCTGTGGTCTTGGCGCCTATCCTTTGATACTTTTTGGAAGCAAGGAACAGAACAAAAAATACCTTTCCAGGATTGCATCTGGTGAATGTTATGCAGCCTTCGCTCTTACAGAGGCAGAGGCAGGAAGCGATGCCGGAAACGTAAAGACCCGCGCAGAGAAGAAAGGCAACAAATATATCCTCAACGGGACCAAGCAGTGGATAACCAATGGAAGCGTTGCAGAGATATATACGGTCATTGCCTCGACTAACCGCGCAAGGGGAGCGCGAGGGCTTTCAGCTTTTGTAGTTGAAAAGGGGACTCCGGGTTTCACATTCGGCAACAAGGCTGAAAAGATGGGAATAAGGGCATCGGTTACATCAGAGCTTATTTTCGAGGACTGCGAAATACCTGCTGAAAACCTCATATATAAAGAAGGCGCGGGGTTTGCAGTTACTATGAAAACCCTCGACAGAGCGCGTCCCGGAGTTGCAGCACAGGCTTTAGGGATTGCACAGGGTGCATTTGATGAGGCGCTCCAGTATTCAAAGATAAGGGAGCAGTTCGGAAAACCCATATCAGCGAACCAGACCATACAGAACATGCTTGCCGACATGGCTACGGAGATAGAAGCGGCACGCTCTCTTCTTTATAATGTTGCAAAATACGTTGATTCAGGAGCTGCCGATATTTCCAAGGAATCTGCAATGTGCAAGCTTTACGCATCTGACGTTGCAATGAAGGTGACTGTTGATGCTGTCCAGATACTTGGCGGCTACGGCTACATGAGGGATTATCCTGTTGAGAAGATGATGCGTGATGCCAAGATTACGCAGATATACGAAGGCACAAACCAGATCCAGCGGCTCGTAATTGCAAACAAACTGCTGAAGTAA
- a CDS encoding ammonium transporter produces the protein MLNSCDTAFVLICSALVFIMTPGLAFFYGGLVRNKNVLSLMMQNFIAMGMVTVIWAVIGFSLIFGHDVDGIIGGLDYLLMNNIGINSIYPGTGIPVWTFFIFQLMFAVITPGLITGAFVDRFKFSSYLIFMSLWSVLVYSVIAHWIWGGGILAKLGAIDFAGGTAVHISAGMAALATAMFIGKRRLGEAQPHNITYVALGAGLLWFGWFGFNGGSALSANFIASIAFVNTTLAASVAMLVWLFISWTQKGKPSLIGALTGAIAGLVAITPAAGYVTPKAAMIIGIVAGVVCYFAMVFKIKREWDDALDVWACHGVGGIVGSILTGVFASPEVNSYTGLVFGGYELFKANLIATVVAAGYSFGVTYLILFVLSKFMDIRVEKEVEEQGLDFHLHGEQAYNLDW, from the coding sequence ATGTTAAACTCCTGCGATACAGCTTTTGTGTTAATTTGTTCGGCTCTGGTTTTTATAATGACGCCGGGACTTGCCTTTTTTTACGGGGGGCTGGTGCGCAATAAGAATGTGCTTTCTTTAATGATGCAGAATTTTATCGCCATGGGGATGGTGACGGTCATATGGGCTGTCATAGGATTCTCTCTTATCTTCGGGCATGATGTTGACGGCATAATTGGCGGGCTCGATTATCTGCTGATGAATAACATAGGAATCAATTCGATTTATCCCGGAACAGGAATCCCTGTCTGGACATTCTTTATATTCCAGCTGATGTTTGCGGTTATCACACCCGGTCTTATAACCGGCGCATTCGTTGACCGCTTCAAGTTCTCAAGCTACCTTATTTTTATGAGCCTCTGGAGCGTGCTTGTCTATTCAGTCATTGCGCATTGGATCTGGGGGGGAGGAATTCTTGCAAAGTTAGGTGCAATAGATTTTGCGGGTGGTACGGCAGTGCATATAAGCGCCGGCATGGCGGCACTCGCAACTGCAATGTTCATCGGCAAAAGACGTCTTGGCGAAGCCCAGCCTCACAATATCACCTACGTCGCCCTTGGAGCAGGACTCTTGTGGTTTGGATGGTTTGGATTTAACGGCGGAAGCGCATTGTCCGCAAACTTCATCGCAAGCATCGCCTTTGTGAATACAACGCTTGCCGCCTCTGTGGCCATGCTTGTCTGGCTCTTTATCTCATGGACTCAAAAAGGAAAACCAAGCCTTATCGGTGCCTTAACTGGCGCTATTGCAGGGCTTGTGGCTATAACACCTGCCGCCGGATACGTTACTCCTAAAGCGGCCATGATAATAGGAATTGTTGCAGGAGTGGTCTGCTATTTTGCAATGGTGTTCAAGATTAAAAGGGAGTGGGATGATGCGCTCGATGTATGGGCATGTCACGGGGTAGGAGGAATTGTGGGCTCCATTCTTACCGGCGTCTTTGCATCGCCTGAAGTCAACTCATATACAGGACTGGTCTTTGGAGGCTACGAGCTTTTCAAGGCGAATCTCATTGCCACTGTTGTTGCCGCCGGATACAGCTTCGGAGTCACCTATCTTATCCTGTTTGTTCTTTCAAAATTCATGGATATAAGGGTTGAAAAGGAAGTAGAAGAACAGGGACTTGATTTTCATCTCCACGGTGAGCAGGCATATAATCTGGATTGGTAG
- a CDS encoding oligosaccharide flippase family protein: MAFERKKIIKESGLILSANGVKLFSGFITFMIFSRTLGSEALGIFAVTVSFAEIVNELFEFGFDTASVSVGAKYDAPNNKIDNSNKLSSIVSTNLILKLITGVALFALGGVLSRPFAELIFQNPEMSSYLFIGFCAIPGLLIFDVALSVFRMEQSFTAYAILRGGGAILTLSVSAVLAFYGILTLKSALIVYLVAIPVVTGFAGIAYGYRRYRLSAPDIKTTSAELFRFGRWIYLANITEALRLKMNNFLLVKYSSPKSAGLYYTADRLSEALVLISSTISTLLLPKASSMTEKAELRSFTIKSVKVISLISIPVLIVIPFSGDIISLLFGEGFKGAAAAFILIFLSLLVEIICKPFLFALFSLGDSKVIFRQNVIILPVLLLAAYFMIPAYAEKGAALALLIARFFGNLYLLREGYVKIIK, encoded by the coding sequence ATGGCTTTTGAACGGAAAAAAATAATAAAGGAAAGCGGTCTCATACTTTCTGCAAACGGGGTAAAACTTTTCTCAGGTTTTATCACCTTCATGATTTTTTCCCGTACTCTTGGGAGCGAGGCGCTCGGGATTTTTGCGGTCACTGTCTCCTTTGCAGAAATAGTAAATGAACTATTCGAGTTTGGCTTTGATACTGCCTCGGTTTCAGTGGGGGCAAAATATGATGCCCCTAATAATAAAATTGATAACAGTAATAAACTTTCATCAATAGTCAGTACAAATCTTATACTCAAGCTGATCACAGGGGTGGCATTGTTTGCTTTAGGAGGAGTCCTTTCAAGACCTTTTGCAGAACTTATATTCCAGAATCCTGAGATGAGCTCTTACCTCTTCATAGGTTTTTGCGCAATACCGGGACTGCTGATATTTGATGTGGCACTTTCTGTTTTCAGGATGGAACAGTCTTTCACAGCATATGCGATTTTAAGGGGAGGTGGTGCAATTCTCACCCTTTCCGTTTCAGCAGTTCTTGCATTTTACGGAATACTCACCCTTAAGTCAGCTCTCATAGTTTATCTTGTCGCCATTCCTGTTGTTACGGGATTTGCAGGGATAGCATATGGTTACAGAAGGTACAGGCTTTCAGCCCCGGATATAAAAACAACATCTGCCGAGCTTTTCAGGTTCGGAAGATGGATTTATCTTGCCAATATAACAGAGGCATTAAGGCTTAAGATGAATAATTTCCTTCTCGTAAAGTACTCGTCTCCAAAAAGTGCAGGGCTTTATTATACAGCGGACAGATTATCAGAGGCGCTGGTTCTTATTTCTTCAACTATATCTACACTGCTTTTGCCAAAGGCTTCATCAATGACAGAAAAAGCGGAGCTTCGTTCTTTTACCATAAAAAGCGTAAAGGTGATTTCTCTTATCTCCATTCCTGTTCTCATTGTGATCCCTTTTTCAGGGGATATTATCTCTCTTCTTTTCGGGGAAGGCTTTAAGGGTGCGGCTGCGGCGTTTATCCTGATCTTTCTAAGCCTGCTGGTTGAGATTATATGCAAGCCTTTCCTTTTTGCCCTCTTTTCTCTTGGCGATTCAAAGGTCATCTTCAGACAGAATGTTATAATCCTTCCGGTCCTTCTTTTAGCGGCTTATTTTATGATACCGGCATATGCTGAGAAAGGCGCAGCTCTCGCACTTTTAATTGCAAGATTTTTCGGAAATCTCTATCTCCTTCGCGAAGGGTATGTGAAGATTATTAAATAA
- a CDS encoding class I SAM-dependent methyltransferase, translating into MRKQSLGGYGKVWNEEVDGYEQFQSIVIPKKDEMLATIVEMVPFESESHIRILEIGGGKGALTEKTLAAFPKSSYVFSDASEGMVKASVEKFSGRSYDIHFEEADFNKPGWNKPLGNKKFDLILSSLCFHYIATKRRAPFFKELGTMLKKVGVLMYSTAVQSPYEIIQKKIERNHRAYLKHRFAEVMGLEVTDEDMDKMYKEKRGRLGVNSMTVSEHLGYLKKSGFARYELIWRYRHYAIFMAVK; encoded by the coding sequence ATGAGAAAACAATCTCTCGGCGGATACGGAAAAGTTTGGAACGAGGAGGTTGACGGCTACGAACAGTTTCAGAGCATTGTTATCCCTAAAAAAGATGAGATGCTTGCTACCATTGTTGAAATGGTTCCATTCGAAAGCGAAAGTCACATTCGCATCCTTGAAATAGGCGGTGGGAAAGGGGCTCTCACGGAAAAGACACTTGCGGCATTCCCGAAATCATCTTATGTTTTCTCTGATGCTTCGGAAGGGATGGTGAAGGCATCGGTAGAGAAATTTTCTGGAAGAAGTTATGATATCCACTTTGAAGAGGCTGACTTTAATAAACCGGGGTGGAACAAACCATTAGGAAATAAAAAGTTCGATCTCATTTTATCTTCCCTTTGTTTTCATTACATAGCTACTAAACGCAGGGCTCCATTTTTTAAAGAGCTTGGCACAATGCTCAAAAAGGTCGGAGTTCTTATGTATTCTACTGCTGTTCAGTCACCGTACGAGATAATCCAGAAAAAAATAGAGCGCAATCATAGAGCATATCTGAAACATCGGTTCGCTGAAGTTATGGGCTTGGAAGTAACTGATGAAGACATGGACAAGATGTATAAAGAAAAACGAGGAAGGCTTGGCGTGAATTCCATGACTGTCAGTGAGCACCTTGGCTATCTGAAGAAATCCGGGTTTGCAAGATATGAGCTTATATGGCGCTACAGGCACTATGCAATATTCATGGCAGTGAAGTGA
- a CDS encoding cyclic nucleotide-binding domain-containing protein, whose protein sequence is MKDGELGRVYKNDEIIFREGDPGDVMFIVQTGKVRISKQTQSGDIDLVTLGNGEIFGEMALFDHLPRSATARVVGEARIISVDKKSFFARAGKDPTLVFKILQSMSERMRKMNEELSKLKKVERNFLNSFIDSGEICRIVLEEARNNIKSDNASIMLLDENEKTLSIISAFGIEVNPKVKLSAGKGIAGSVLNSGKAELVNNVSIDNRFVAGGTNIKSMLCAPLKLKGRVFGVINLSSSTEQLFTLDDLKRLHLLSIYASIAIQNAIECSSVKNAVGDIIENATLMDEW, encoded by the coding sequence ATGAAAGATGGGGAACTTGGCAGAGTTTATAAGAATGATGAAATAATCTTCAGGGAGGGAGATCCGGGAGATGTGATGTTTATTGTCCAAACTGGGAAGGTGAGGATTTCTAAGCAGACTCAGTCGGGGGATATTGACCTTGTGACACTCGGAAATGGAGAGATTTTCGGAGAGATGGCGCTTTTCGACCATCTTCCCCGTTCTGCAACAGCCAGGGTGGTTGGAGAAGCACGGATTATCAGCGTAGATAAGAAAAGTTTTTTTGCCCGCGCTGGTAAAGACCCTACTCTGGTTTTTAAGATACTTCAATCCATGAGCGAGAGAATGAGGAAGATGAATGAGGAATTATCAAAATTAAAAAAAGTTGAAAGGAATTTTCTTAATTCTTTTATAGATTCCGGAGAGATATGCCGGATTGTTTTAGAGGAGGCAAGGAATAACATTAAATCGGATAATGCTTCAATAATGCTTCTCGATGAGAATGAAAAGACTCTTTCCATAATATCAGCGTTTGGTATTGAAGTTAACCCAAAAGTGAAACTCTCTGCTGGCAAAGGAATAGCAGGAAGTGTGCTGAACAGCGGCAAGGCAGAACTGGTAAATAATGTTTCCATAGATAACAGATTCGTTGCCGGTGGCACCAATATCAAGTCAATGCTTTGTGCTCCTCTTAAATTGAAGGGGCGCGTATTCGGAGTTATAAATTTAAGCAGCAGTACAGAACAGCTTTTCACACTCGATGACCTGAAGCGTCTCCATCTTTTATCTATCTATGCATCCATTGCAATTCAAAATGCCATCGAATGTTCTTCTGTAAAAAATGCGGTAGGAGATATCATAGAAAATGCAACCCTCATGGATGAGTGGTGA